The sequence TCCAAGTGAAAATATCTGCGATCGCTTCTTGACGATCTAGAGCGATCAGTTGTAGCTTGGCATCGATTAATTGTAGATAACATAGTCCACTTGGTTGAGATTTCCAGCCTAAATCAATACCGAGAAATTTCATTGTTATAGCAGGGAACAGGGAACAGGGAACAGGGAACAGGGAAGAAAGTTGCGTTGTGTAAGCGTTTTATCTTGAGTTCATCGAAGAAGGGAATAGGGAACAAGGAACTCTCTGCGACTCTGCGTGAAATAAATCATCCCTCCATTCAGCAACGCCAAAAAATCTATCGCATCACCAACCATACCACCCCTGCAGCCACCAAAGGCACACTCAAGTTATCTGTACCTTGGGGTGAAACACCTTCCGCAACAGTTGCGAAAGCACCGCTGAGAACGGATGCTAAGATTATCCTCGCTTTGTCAAAAGAAACTGCAAAAGGACTGAGAAATGAGCCAGGAAGCAGTGACAACACCAAGAATATCGCTGTTGTGCTGACGATAAACATAGCGGCTGATCCTTCCCAACTGCGGATAGAATTTCCCACTTGGTATTTATGTTGTCCAAAGCGTCTCCCAATTAGCGCCGCTAGGGCATCTCCCCAAGTCATCGCCATCACTCCAGCCGCCGCAATAGGAACCTGATCAATTGGCCCGTTGGGTCGCCACAGTAGCCCAAATAGCAGCGTTACGGACATCGCAAAGTAGACAGTCCCAGGTGAACTGTCCTCGGCGTCCATCGCTCCAACTATTCGGTATCTATACAGCAAATAATTGAGTCCGATAAACGTAGCGAAGGGTAATACTCCGAATTCCCAGCGGTCGAATAGCCATAACACGCCAAAAATCCACATCCCAGCACCCACATGAATTACTTTGCGAGTCAAATTCGGCTCTACACCAAACAGCCGTCGCAATCCCTCACCAATAATCAGTAAACTCACAGCGTAGCTGTAGGATGCTAACAGTCCGATTAAGTCATGATTTGTCATTTGCTAAGTAGTTGGGGAAGTGTGGGAGGTGAGGTGATGGGGTGATGGGGAGGTGGGGTGATGGGGTGATGGGGTGATGGGGAGGTGTGGGGAAGCTTTGGATTTTGAGGAGGATGTTTTGAGTTATGAAATCCAAGTTTCAGGTTCAAAGGCTCAAGCTTCAGGCTCAAAGGCTCAAGCTTCAGGCTCAAAGGCTGACGCTTCAGGTTCAAAGGCTCAAGTTTCAGGTTCAAAGGCTGACGCTTCAGGTTCAAAGGCTCAAGCTTCAGGTTCAAAGGCTGACGCTTCAGGTTCAAAGGCTCAAGCTTCAGGCTCAAAGGCTCAAGCTTCAGGCTCAAAGGCTCAAGCTTCAGGCTCAAAGGCTCAAGTTTCAGGCTCAAAGGCTCAAGTTTCAGGTTCAAAGGCTGACGCTTCAGGCTCAAAGGCTCAAGCTTCAGGCTCAAAGGCTCAAGTTTCAGGTTCAAAGGCTCAAGCTTTATCCCCACCTCCCCATCACCCCACCTCCCCCCACCTCCCCATCACCCCACCTCCCCATCACCCCACCTCCCCATCACCCCATCTCCCCACACTCCCCACCTCCCCATCACCCCATCACTTACTTATTCCGTCGCAGGTTTTTTTCTATTAAGGAAACGCTACCGATACCTTGGAGAATACCACGACCGATTAATCCTAATCCTCTGCCGATGACTTGGGTGAGGATGAAGACAATACCACTGCCGAGGAATGCTAATAGTGATTGTAAACGAGGTGCGATCGCGTCTCGAAATTCTAAGAACAAGGTGACGATTAGGGGAAATCCTTGCAGTTGGGCTAATTCTTGGCTACGAGGAGCATAAATTGAGGTGATGGCTAAACCGCGAGGTGCAATTACAAATAGTTCGTAGCGGCTTTCAAAAATTGCTGCGGGCGTCCCAATATAGTTACGCAAGCGGTATTTCCAAGATAAGTTGTTTCTAAATTTTTCAATTTCCCTTGTGGAAATTAATTTGCGGTCATAAAAACTTTGCTTGATGCTCTCTAAATCTGCTAAAGAATTGAGTAATGGTTGAATGACGCCATTGGCTACTTGAATGATTAAATTTTCTAAGATGGCTAATGCTTGCGATTTCGCTTCGGCGCTACCCACTGGGTAGGAGGTGTTATCAACCTGCAAATCTGTGGAAAATAACAGATAAGCAAATAGTTCTAGAACGAAGGGAATTTGATTAAGAATCTCTGTTTGCACTATTTGGGCATTTTGCAAGAGAAAATTGACTACTTCAATTTGGCGATCGCCTATCTGCACCAAAGAAAATTTTCCAAAGAATTGTGTAGTCGTCGCTTCCCACAAATCCCGTAATATCGTACTTTGTAATTCAGCTAATTGGTGGCTCTCGATGCCCACATCACGCAATTCATCTAATTGTTGAGTCAGTTTTTGCAGAATTAGATAAAGCAATTCTCGTTTTTTATCTTCCCGTAAAATGTCAATCTCTAAGGGAATATCGGTGACATTTTGTAAAGGTGATTGCAATTTAAACACACAATCTGCAAACAAATCAGACTGCAAAGCTCGCGGACTGAGTAAAGGTGATGAATAGGGAATTGGTTGTAAGTCTGATGTGGTCATGATATCACCGGGCAGTGACGGCGGTAATTGTGGTGACGCCAGCAAGCGATTAACTAACCAACGCGCTGCTAATAATTCTCGCCGCTGTCCCGCCAGCACTGCTTGATCTAAAATTGGTAATCCGGGGACTTTTAACTGTGCGTTGACTTGGTTGAGGAAAGCGTCAATATAACCAATCCCCGACAAC is a genomic window of Fortiea contorta PCC 7126 containing:
- a CDS encoding diacylglycerol/polyprenol kinase family protein, translating into MTNHDLIGLLASYSYAVSLLIIGEGLRRLFGVEPNLTRKVIHVGAGMWIFGVLWLFDRWEFGVLPFATFIGLNYLLYRYRIVGAMDAEDSSPGTVYFAMSVTLLFGLLWRPNGPIDQVPIAAAGVMAMTWGDALAALIGRRFGQHKYQVGNSIRSWEGSAAMFIVSTTAIFLVLSLLPGSFLSPFAVSFDKARIILASVLSGAFATVAEGVSPQGTDNLSVPLVAAGVVWLVMR
- a CDS encoding DUF3685 domain-containing protein, translated to MSDRTLKLLLIDQDPIFRLGLRVALESFPDLQIVAEVGTDTAALQVLAELAQQDIRQVNLVVMELSNYRPNKRQQQGLQLCVRLKSLYPQLPILLLSSLTTPELLSAAKAAGVDGYCPKGTPVTELVTVMREVAMGVAQWTEEETGTIIISESGSSFGRLRRNLQLSGIGYIDAFLNQVNAQLKVPGLPILDQAVLAGQRRELLAARWLVNRLLASPQLPPSLPGDIMTTSDLQPIPYSSPLLSPRALQSDLFADCVFKLQSPLQNVTDIPLEIDILREDKKRELLYLILQKLTQQLDELRDVGIESHQLAELQSTILRDLWEATTTQFFGKFSLVQIGDRQIEVVNFLLQNAQIVQTEILNQIPFVLELFAYLLFSTDLQVDNTSYPVGSAEAKSQALAILENLIIQVANGVIQPLLNSLADLESIKQSFYDRKLISTREIEKFRNNLSWKYRLRNYIGTPAAIFESRYELFVIAPRGLAITSIYAPRSQELAQLQGFPLIVTLFLEFRDAIAPRLQSLLAFLGSGIVFILTQVIGRGLGLIGRGILQGIGSVSLIEKNLRRNK